The Nasonia vitripennis strain AsymCx chromosome 4 unlocalized genomic scaffold, Nvit_psr_1.1 chr4_random0006, whole genome shotgun sequence DNA window attctttatttgtgtgtgtgtgtatgtgtatgtgtgtgtgtgtgcgtgtgtgtagtGATTGAAATGCAATCATTTCAAGTTTTATCTTCATCTATTGTCTAAATACTAAGCAAGATCAGTCTGTATCGAATTATAGATTCCTGATATATAACTCTACATAAGATCGATGTACATACTCTTTGGGGAACAATCAAGTTGCGCATTGTTAACTAAAGAACCACGCTATCTATTTGTGATTTTGACGTCAATTTAGAAAGCTCTTGATCATTTGTTGCATCACCAACAAAATAGCAGCTGGTAATGCTTGAATAACGTCAAATTTAACCCTGCGCTATCGATAGATTTTTAAACATACACCCATTCCATGCGATAGAGATACAATAGTGCTGTAAAAGCTGGGTCAGAAGTTCCCGCTCATCAAGCATTTCGATGCGTTCAATACGTAATCTATCCGCCTCAGGCAGGGAATCGTACACTTCAACCATTGTCCAAGCATTAGAGCCTTCCCAACCATTGATTGTGAAACTAAAgaatgattatttattaaaatgcacaaataataaaaaagttataatttttttttaatttagataTTACCGTCTTTGTTGTGATTCCAAAGATTCGCAGTCCTCAACACCTGCCAGTAAACAACCTCGTGTGCGTAAATTGGAAAGCATTACTTGTCCAAATTTATCTCGCATATTAACTTGTtcataattgataaaaatactgTTAGAGAAATTTTCAGACAGATATTTGAGTAGTTGAGACGTAGCACTGGAGTCAACGTAAACTAAAACACATTCCGCAAGAAATAAAGTTGGTAGACTAAAGTTGGCCTCGGCctgttttaatttattcgcCAGATCTGAGACATGTCTTAAATCGGCACCTACTAAGTGGTAGTTAGCTGCATGAAGATCTGTTGTAGAAAATCTAATTTCTCCATCTAAAACGGAAAAATGGCacttgaaattatttatttcaacaactgCATGTATTGTGTACATGCATTGCTTTTCTTATTGTTAAGTAAAACATTAAGTgacttatttaattataactaCTAACCCTCGGTGTTTAATCTATCAATAAGTTGTTTGTGCTTCTTTATGTGGTAACATTTTTTAGCAGTAAGGCTTGGGAAATctaattcaataaaattaacTGGAGTATTTCCAGCATCTTTAAGTTTCCAATACAGAGTGTCAAATCCAGCTCCCAGATTAATAATTTGACCCTTTCCACCAGATATCTAGaattacattaatttttttagaaccAATACatgttaaataatttgtttgttcgattttttttcagtcaAAAAAGACTAGTTTACAGTTCTACAACTTTTTAAATCGATATAGTTTATTCAGTTggccgtttgtaaatgtatataggtataatgtAGGAGAGGTGGGCCCAGCGCCCGACGGGCCTAGTATGGGATACCATTAGTTCCCAGCTTCTCATTCGAGATAATGGCCCTTGCGCCCGGTAGGATAGTTGAtttgaaagaatttttttttttgcatttttggaGTTGTCAAAAGATAATTTCTGCTTCTTGGCAGATCAATATTAGGCAAGTTTAATCACTTTTACCTCCATAGAAGTTTAgtttaaaatttgaactttCGAAAAATTCCAGAGTTAGCGTGAACCTCAACGTGTGAACTCACTTTTATTCCCAATATATATGGACCGAGAATTGTTTCTCCAGTGTGGAACCTGATTATAGCATAGGATTGCTACGgtgattttttgatttttgaatgtAACACTTTCAAACGCTTACAATAGCTTAAAAAAGCATTGTTTAGCCTAGAAATGCCTTGAGGGAATCTAGAGGAGGATGGGCCATTGCGTAACGTTTTTTCCGGAGCAGATATCTTTGCTGTCTTTCAATTATTAATCGGTCCATTGTACAAACATCTTAAGTAGTTAAGTGATAAAGCTAATTGACAAAAAATTTCACGGGGCAAATTCGTATATAGCGTATGCTATAACATGTACTCAATACGTGGAGGCGCAAATGGAAAATGCATATTAGTAGAATCAAAGTAAgggaaaagagcttcaattttaaaaaatcgttaaaaatgGTTGATTAGGTAAAACCTTGTCTCCGTCCGAAAAAGCAAGGGAATATTTTTCATTCCCATTTAAAATACTGACACATAAATACGAATTCGCCACAAAGGAATGAAAATCTTGCGATTGTCAGTATATCGTCGGTctctacgaagactagcacttcCCAAATCCCTCTGGAAGAGTAGTACTTTTCGTTTTTCGCCGCGAAGACAAGTAGATTTCGCGCCcttgccgcgaagagtagcgCGTTTCAAAGGTTTCCGCGCAGACTAGCACTTTTCGGAACTTTAAAATGCAAATCTGTGAAAACAAGTGCACAAACCTTATTAAATCTACTTCTAAAGTACCTTTTTATACGCGTATGTTATTATATCCACGCGTATAACAGTCAGGCAATACAAAAAACTAAAAAGTATTGAGTAGAAAGTCATGTTTTGAAGTAAAATTTTCTATGCGGACGATGTAAAGCTGTTCTCGGCGGTTCGCTCAGAGGCTGACGCTCAGTGCATCCAACAAGATGCACTCGTGGGCTGGTCGACACGCAACGGACGCCGACTAAATCTTACGAAGTGCTTTATCATCTCTTTCAGTGGACGTCGGAGTCCGTTGCGGCACGAATATTGGAACCTGACACACTTGCCCCGACCTCTCGCGGTGAGCATCAGAACTAGACGATCAAAACCAAATTCTCAATGATTCTACGATTacttttttccattttctttttgctgtcaattaaaatctatcatacttagagggctgaaattttgcatggtgatttgtttcaggcttttaaaacaatatatctaCTTATCTTCATCTCAAGTGctgtagtttaaattctcaTGTAAACACccatgtgtaaattttgcccCCGGAGCCATGAGCTTCGGTGTGGATCAGCTAGTAAAGACAGTcaagtaaaaattgttacgctagcctgcttctacataataaaataagcatttacactacaaattaaacattttgCATGAATACAATGCATATAAGGCATTATACTGATAGATACTGCCTGCGACTGGCTCGAACACTGAGTTAGGAATATCTGTCAAGATCATTACATTTACACTTCATCATTGATAATATTGAACACACAGATTTCACCTGATGTTTTTAATATCCAAACcaacataaaaaatatacatgtcagtatgagtgttgagTGTAGTCATGTTTGTATACATGTATGAATATGTGTAAGGTTAGGTATTTTAGACGAAATAAGTGAGGTTATCTCTGGCGTATAGTACATATTCAAACATTTTCCACCTAGACCAGCTTTACAGGCGATCAATATAGCATATAATATTGCCATTTATTGATATCTTACTATTAATCGCAAATACTTGGCAtgtaaaatatctttttgtcaGAAAACTAACTCCGCTTCATTTAACTCTGTGTTAATCGCTGGGATGGTGACGCCATCTTGGTTAGCTATATCTATGGACTCCTCCCTGGTGTCAGGTTCCAATAGCATGGGCTCAGCCTCGTTGCAGAGAACTTCGGTGATTCGTGATCTTGGGGTCTAGTTCGACTCCGGCCTCTTATTTGACACCCATATTGATCATCTTTGTTCAAAAACTTCCAGTTTAATTGGATTCTTAAAGCGCACAACACATCAGTTTTCCGAAATCAAGTCTATACTTTATTTGTACAATTCCCTTGTTTTACCTCATTTTTTATACTGTTCACAAATGTGGGCTCGTTACAAGAGGTGTCAGATTGAGAGGCTGGAGTCGATCCAGCACAAATTTCTTCGCTACGCAGCGTTCAAATTACTTCGTCCCATGCTCTTCTCCGATCACGATTATCGCGACTTAGAACTGGACTTGAATGTCCATCCCATCCGATCGGTTCTGCATTTTTACGACTGCACTTTAGCGTTCAAGGTTGTCCATAGGCTGTTCAACAGCGAGTCACTGAACAATGCGTTCGTACCTCGCCACGTGTCTTATGCGCTACAAAACCCTAGAGCTATAGAGGAGACCGACTCTCATCGCAACTACCTTACTCTTCGTTGAGCTGAATCAGGAGATGCTGGAATGCCCTTCCCGACGAGATTCGTTGCGCTCCGACTCTAACAGGTTTCAAACATCGACTCGCCTCGTTTGTCTACTCCTTCGTTTAGCCCCTATAGTATCCATTCCTGGGTCTTGACACGATACTCTCGCGCTCATTTTCAGTTAAGCCGCAAGGCGGACAAACATTTGTTTTATGGGTGCATCCAGCGTCTCCTCATTCTGCCTAATACATTACTCCCCTTATGAGCCCTGCACGTTCAATATCCGTAGAATTAACTAGATTatgttcttttatttttgtaattattgtataattacttttatttgCAAAGGGCTTTTAGCCCGTATATTGGATTAAataaagcaataaataaataataatagtagcatttatttttatattgcaaCGATATCGTTATAAAATTAGTGGAATTCAGAAGGTATGAGCCTTTTAGTTACCATCGACGTAAGATCACTTTTTTTGCCCCACAAAGGTATTCTGTTATAATAAGCCTGAGGCAATCTGTAGCGCTTTATCCCCGACCAcgcaacatttttttttatttttttctacaaTTGAAGGAATTCTTCTTTCGCTGTGAAATCATATTTTACGTTGAATTGTACTTGACTGGctgttgaaatttttaaattcttccAGTGGAAGTCGAGTTCTACAAGCTCAGCAGGCGGGAGATCAAGCACACGGAAAGGTACGCACAGCAAATTTCACAGATTTGCATTTTAGAGTTCCGAAAAGTGCTTGTCTTCGCGGCAGAAGTGTGAAAAGTGCTAGTTTTCGCGGTAGAAACGTGGGAAATGCTTGTCTTCGCGGAAAATAGTGAAATGAtttagtcttcgcggcaaataaCGAAACGTACTAGTTTTCGACGCGAGTTCTGAAATCTACTACTCTCCGTAGGGACCGATGACATAAGCTCAACAAGTTTGGTCTTGAATAACATTTTGAAGATATCGCTATCCGTGGAATCTCTTCGTACGCGTCGGGTATACAAACCAACTTCCACGAAACCCCGAAATTACAAAATCGGCTTTCAAAAATAGAGGATGTCGCTTACAAGCTCGCACTTTCGAACGATTCAACTTATATCTGGTACCTCTTGGCGCGAAACGCGAGCGCTGCCTACCGGATTCTATTTTAAGTTTTTGAGTGTTGCGtgcaataatttgcatgtaatCAGAACGGGATTCAACTCGTTTTTTTTAAGCATTTGGCGATGTTTCAGGCATTTTAGTGGTTCTAATAATGAAAGCTGGAGATCGAAAATAATGTTATGTACTTTTTAACCTTCGTTaactgtttttttctttcaaatgtaatgtatatatatatctatgaTGTATATAGATATGCATTGTGTTTCTTGCAACACCCCATTACTGCCAAAAAAGCGGCGCTGTCGGCGGTACTTACCTAGCGTATATCAATAACTCAAATCTGCATTACCAAAACAAGGTTAAAAGTCGTGCATTGAAAGCTAACTTCAATATACGAAATGGCCTCATCTTCCCCCATCGTAtcgtaattattataaattataaatattaatggcgTTCTATGCTGAGCGACACTTTTTGATATCCAAAAAAATGAGCTTTTGCGATTCGGCTTTgattattttgcaaaattaatgGCCTTACTGCACAGAACATTAAAAGCCCTTATAACAGCAAGCAAATTCTCCAGGTTGAGCAATATTCACCGTACTAATCGAAAGTCATAGTCAGATTCGCCAAGTTGTTCCATActtatatatatgtgtgtgtgtgtgtgtgtggcgcATAGGCCTCGGCTCGGCATAGGCATATGcattacatataaatataataggCAATGTAGAGTGGTTTTTGAGTTTACGTTTTACCCCGTGCCTCTGACCTATATAGCGTTATTCGTCCAAGTTCACACGGATATCGGCGGTAAGGTTACGCTTTAGCTGCGCCGCCAACCCTACGCGCATCCAACGGAATTGGGACAAGGCCAGGTCAAGGCGCCTCTTATCAAGTTTATTTTGTTCCACGTTTTGTTAATATAGACTAGCTAGCTGATGCAGCTGTAATTATACGAGAAAAATCTGTCATGCTCAACTGCATACATGCGATAAAGAAAGGTTGATGATACTATTGTTGAAGATCaagaaaaaattgtatgaaaatttgtataaaaaattgttttgatgTTGAACCTTGAGAAATTTGTCGAGAAAGACCTCGATGCCTTTGACACGGGCGTAATAGCCACGGTTGATCTCCGGGGCTTTGCGGTTTGGCTGCTTGACAAAGAGGCTGATAAAGTTGTCGGTCCAGTAGCCAAGCTGCACTGCGCTGCGCTTGCATTCACTGGCGTCGTCGTTGGTGGCCTGGGTAGCCTCGTCGTCCGCCATATCGTTTATCATCGGCTCGCTGAGACGACAGCGGCACTTGGACCACTGGACCTGCGGTGTCCGACAGCAAATTTTTTCTACTGATACATAAGCTCCTTATATTTCAGATGTAAATACACCGAAAGCTCGTAACAACGGCAGTAGCTGGCCTAAATGTCTATAATGCCGTAATGGTAGATTATACTCGCTCTGTGTGCAACACTCACCTCGAACTCGCCGCTTAACAGGTATATACTACAGCTCCTGCTCCTTATATGCACTCAGCCGGTGCAGCTGCTGTGCAAATTACAATTGAAGGCTGATAAATTAGCGATGATATCCTCGCTCGCCTCACCTTGGTTCATCTAGTTGGATCAGGCTCATCAAGCCTTTACTTCTCAATTGCGACAGTCAATGCGTTCCATGGCATTTTCTTTGACACTTACAGGTTAGCCGCGATTACCTTGTCGGTAGTCGATAGCAATTTTAAATAACGGCTATGTGtttaatcaaatttcaatCTGAACCGCCCACACTCTTCGCGAAATAGATATACGTGATGTGCAGACTGCGTATCATCAATTTACAAAATCGCAGATTCACTTCGATAAAGCAGCCACTGATATCTCGTATACACTGACAGATAAGTATAGGATAATCGCGTACTACTTGGCTGCCGGTACTATTCTGCTCTGGATATACAAACTCTGCGTCAGAAACTTGCACGCAGCTTTAACTCGGAGGTTAGGTTACGCGCACGCTTCTGGGATGGTCCTACCCTATACGTAGAGtcgggcgagagagagagagagagagagagagagagagagagagagtgtgtgtgagtagGCAACACTTGCAGTTTtgcgtaaatatatttagCTGGTATTCTACAGACAATTGCCAGTCGGACAGATGCCGACGCAGTAGCtacgtatacttatatatcTCTAGAGCttctaattatattttttattccacTGGAAATTGGCTTAGCACGCGTGCCGTGCGCGTTGATTTTGTTGGTGTTGAAATCTCTGAAGTTGCTCCCTATTTCCACTGTACCCACCAATGAAATGTTTTGATAACGGTCTGATTGGCTCTGTAAGAGCTTTAATTCGATACTATCGCAATCTCCCTTTTAGAAATGGAAAATGGATTTTTTATTACACCATCAATGCGTGATATGCTTGTTGCTGTAGCCGTATAGGCTACGTATGACTATAAGGTCTGCATGATTGATAAAACAATACACctggaaaatttaaattttattgatgCTTTATTTTAAATGCCTTCTTTAATCACATATTTGCGAAAACTTAACCtattagatattttatgtacgTGTATTGTGTTACCAATCTTTTTTACAAAGAGCTGCATTAGaacttttattatataaattttgtaattttctattttccatTCTAATCTCCCTCTGCcattcttataacagaataacGATTCCGCTGCATATGTAGAATTTCTACATTATCTTCCGAGCATTCAGGGGTCCAGCCGCCGTATTTCgcagtaaaaaaatatcataaaatacaaaaatagtaGCTTTTAACTTCGAATATTTAAGAAGATTGTTTAATTTAAAGGGTTTTTAATCacgattaaaatcaaaatcgataaaatataatacCTTGAATTGTTTTACATGTCTTATTACCTTCAAAATAACTTTTGAGTATACGCTGAATTTATAAATTgcttttaacaaaaaaatattctaactAGTCAActtaatgattttaaaaaa harbors:
- the LOC100118221 gene encoding leucine carboxyl methyltransferase 1 isoform X1 yields the protein MINDMADDEATQATNDDASECKRSAVQLGYWTDNFISLFVKQPNRKAPEINRGYYARVKGIEVFLDKFLKISGGKGQIINLGAGFDTLYWKLKDAGNTPVNFIELDFPSLTAKKCYHIKKHKQLIDRLNTEDGEIRFSTTDLHAANYHLVGADLRHVSDLANKLKQAEANFSLPTLFLAECVLVYVDSSATSQLLKYLSENFSNSIFINYEQVNMRDKFGQVMLSNLRTRGCLLAGVEDCESLESQQRRFTINGWEGSNAWTMVEVYDSLPEADRLRIERIEMLDERELLTQLLQHYCISIAWNGCMFKNLSIAQG
- the LOC100118221 gene encoding leucine carboxyl methyltransferase 1 isoform X2, whose translation is MTFYSILFSFLYCLTVIRVDIITYAYKKISGGKGQIINLGAGFDTLYWKLKDAGNTPVNFIELDFPSLTAKKCYHIKKHKQLIDRLNTEDGEIRFSTTDLHAANYHLVGADLRHVSDLANKLKQAEANFSLPTLFLAECVLVYVDSSATSQLLKYLSENFSNSIFINYEQVNMRDKFGQVMLSNLRTRGCLLAGVEDCESLESQQRRFTINGWEGSNAWTMVEVYDSLPEADRLRIERIEMLDERELLTQLLQHYCISIAWNGCMFKNLSIAQG